Proteins encoded within one genomic window of Solenopsis invicta isolate M01_SB chromosome 10, UNIL_Sinv_3.0, whole genome shotgun sequence:
- the LOC105195061 gene encoding protein tipE isoform X2 — protein sequence MGVQEGVEEPNKIGALIEKAKFYTSLCMGTTAILAVFAFLFLIPFVVEPAITTILADFSPHPVACVTTGHVYAEGLKNCSWASCREGCTSAALRCHQIKVNYTKLLYEEYMAKPLGSLPWDVTDTKFFVNTEGCGYPPTVNCSNFAKKYAYENMGKIFPCYYSRTNPETVVARYSWDENLRHLVLALIVPIVVFIVTVGVLCYWYCPPINKTCGGSSRNLMDKYARKEE from the exons ATGGGGGTTCAGGAGGGGGTGGAAGAGCCCAACAAGATCGGCGCTCTGATAGAGAAGGCCAAGTTTTACACTTCCCTCTGCATGGGCACGACGGCGATCCTCGCGGTCTTCGCTTTCCTGTTCCTGATTCCGTTCGTCGTCGAGCCGGCGATAACTACCATCCTGGCGGACTTCTCACCGCATCCGGTCGCCTGCGTCACGACGGGCCACGTATACGCGGAAGGGTTGAAGAACTGTTCGTGGGCGAGCTGCAGGGAAG GTTGTACCAGCGCTGCGCTTCGTTGTCACCAAATCAAAGTCAACTACACCAAACTCCTGTACGAGGAGTACATGGCGAAGCCGTTGGGCTCATTGCCGTGGGACGTCACCGACACCAAGTTCTTCGTGAACACGGAAGGCTGCGGCTACCCGCCCACGGTCAACTGTTCCAATTTCGCGAAGAAGTACGCCTACGAAAATATGGGGAAGATATTTCCCTGTTATTACAGCAGAACGAATCCGGAGACAGTTGTCGCAAG GTATTCGTGGGATGAGAATCTGAGGCATTTGGTGCTGGCCTTGATCGTGCCCATAGTAGTGTTCATCGTGACGGTCGGCGTACTGTGCTACTGGTACTGTCCGCCGATAAATAAGACTTGCGGCGGATCGAGTCGCAATCTCATGGACAAGTATGCTAGAAAGGAAGAGTAA
- the LOC105195070 gene encoding uncharacterized protein LOC105195070, which yields MPKPVPVENLVIPPQDGRICGTICICQMTMVLSSVALVYLTVAIYMPSGRAFQSGITEVPVMCTTIRAVNADNCDWGSCGEWCLSKTSGPCVQIHVNLRRNGSTILLANCTNTTNKTCYGIDQENAKKSKCIADECRNLTGTFNCSAGTCINITDAFECMFHDTDPPLKCSGRRGKITCIDIDGLFNCNRGTCERIRTPYNCDRRCVDIPTRNKNMILLSGDKVYLSQCERAIDVMTNREIWHEDRGDVMMASCYGIFNSTLGVEAVDCINGSVLEKDLLTDLTNFTYLSYLNIFATKPLDKEQLVAPPEHTLIIANESKLLINLEGCVNTLRDECKDFLHEYGKDGSDHNARARFPCYYAEGNTEIVVSRFNLETTYKEFLIALILPSILFVVSCLTLIFCQRTVVVGDDAKMRFKGTPGTLVSIERSASGNLGDAGGGDSVMAL from the coding sequence ATGCCGAAGCCAGTTCCGGTGGAGAATCTGGTGATACCGCCGCAGGATGGCCGTATCTGCGGCACGATCTGCATCTGCCAGATGACGATGGTGCTATCCTCGGTCGCGTTGGTGTATCTAACGGTCGCGATTTACATGCCCAGCGGACGGGCGTTTCAATCGGGCATCACCGAGGTGCCCGTGATGTGCACGACGATTCGAGCGGTGAACGCCGACAATTGCGATTGGGGTAGCTGCGGCGAGTGGTGTCTATCCAAGACCTCCGGGCCTTGCGTGCAGATCCACGTGAACCTACGCAGAAACGGATCCACGATCCTACTAGCGAACTGTACGAACACGACGAACAAGACGTGCTACGGTATTGATCAGGAGAACGCGAAGAAGTCAAAGTGCATCGCGGACGAGTGCCGCAATCTGACCGGCACGTTCAATTGCTCCGCGGGCACCTGCATCAACATCACCGACGCGTTCGAGTGCATGTTCCACGACACGGATCCGCCCCTCAAGTGTTCCGGTCGTCGCGGCAAGATCACCTGCATAGACATAGACGGCTTGTTCAATTGTAATCGTGGCACCTGCGAGCGCATACGCACCCCCTACAACTGCGATCGCAGGTGCGTCGATATCCCGACCAGGAACAAGAACATGATTCTCCTTAGCGGCGACAAGGTATATCTGAGTCAGTGCGAACGAGCTATAGACGTGATGACCAATCGCGAGATCTGGCACGAGGATCGTGGCGACGTCATGATGGCCTCCTGCTACGGGATATTCAATTCCACGTTGGGCGTGGAGGCGGTGGACTGCATCAACGGTTCCGTATTGGAGAAAGATCTGCTGACCGATCTGACGAATTTCACGTACCTGTCCTACCTAAATATATTCGCCACGAAGCCACTGGACAAAGAACAGTTAGTCGCGCCACCGGAGCACACCCTGATCATCGCCAACGAGAGTAAATTGTTGATCAACCTCGAGGGATGCGTGAACACGCTTCGGGACGAGTGCAAAGATTTCCTACACGAGTACGGGAAGGACGGGTCCGATCATAACGCACGTGCTAGATTTCCGTGTTACTACGCCGAGGGTAACACGGAGATTGTCGTGTCGCGGTTCAATCTAGAAACGACCTATAAAGAATTCTTGATCGCGTTAATTCTACCGAGTATTCTGTTTGTCGTCAGCTGTCTGACTCTGATCTTCTGTCAGAGAACAGTCGTCGTCGGGGACGACGCTAAAATGAGGTTCAAGGGCACGCCCGGCACGCTGGTCTCGATAGAGAGAAGCGCGTCGGGCAATTTAGGGGATGCTGGCGGAGGAGACTCCGTTATGGCGCTCTGA
- the LOC105195061 gene encoding protein tipE isoform X1 has translation MGVQEGVEEPNKIGALIEKAKFYTSLCMGTTAILAVFAFLFLIPFVVEPAITTILADFSPHPVACVTTGHVYAEGLKNCSWASCREGCTSAALRCHQIKVNYTKLLYEEYMAKPLGSLPWDVTDTKFFVNTEGCGYPPTVNCSNFAKKYAYENMGKIFPCYYSRTNPETVVARYSWDENLRHLVLALIVPIVVFIVTVGVLCYWYCPPINKTCGGSSRNLMDKYARKEDILAEDEFEEDEEEY, from the exons ATGGGGGTTCAGGAGGGGGTGGAAGAGCCCAACAAGATCGGCGCTCTGATAGAGAAGGCCAAGTTTTACACTTCCCTCTGCATGGGCACGACGGCGATCCTCGCGGTCTTCGCTTTCCTGTTCCTGATTCCGTTCGTCGTCGAGCCGGCGATAACTACCATCCTGGCGGACTTCTCACCGCATCCGGTCGCCTGCGTCACGACGGGCCACGTATACGCGGAAGGGTTGAAGAACTGTTCGTGGGCGAGCTGCAGGGAAG GTTGTACCAGCGCTGCGCTTCGTTGTCACCAAATCAAAGTCAACTACACCAAACTCCTGTACGAGGAGTACATGGCGAAGCCGTTGGGCTCATTGCCGTGGGACGTCACCGACACCAAGTTCTTCGTGAACACGGAAGGCTGCGGCTACCCGCCCACGGTCAACTGTTCCAATTTCGCGAAGAAGTACGCCTACGAAAATATGGGGAAGATATTTCCCTGTTATTACAGCAGAACGAATCCGGAGACAGTTGTCGCAAG GTATTCGTGGGATGAGAATCTGAGGCATTTGGTGCTGGCCTTGATCGTGCCCATAGTAGTGTTCATCGTGACGGTCGGCGTACTGTGCTACTGGTACTGTCCGCCGATAAATAAGACTTGCGGCGGATCGAGTCGCAATCTCATGGACAAGTATGCTAGAAAGGAAGA CATTTTGGCAGAGGATGAATTCGAGGAAGACGAAGAGGAGTACTGA